The proteins below are encoded in one region of Rhodothermus profundi:
- a CDS encoding galactokinase, whose translation MDFPPSHGTNSPLLRTYREVLTRLEAEAPPSPEVHRAQCQSLLQRLGPEDSETVRVQFVHGTPGLLAAHTHYFDGFALLLAIAHGTAVAVRPSPDATSRLLLPSDETPWTLPSGAPVPPDWPLEVSLTFSVLRHFRPEQAVEVAVFSSVPAFAREVQLTTLAVALAQALESPNASSEITSAKLRALAEVIERCTGFPFSVAYLLAASVARPRTFVLIDTATLEHLELEGPAPEVLRWLLINAGCTLLPPPEHHRRQRALAQQIVEILQRRGFRELTSLRELAYNDLPRAQALLPRRLHPVLRYLVSENHRVHHLVVAIRQQDWQKLGSLLLMSHAALRHDWLASCAEADLIVEVAETMSLEGIFGASMNGYGNAVLVAGRPFQLPVYLERLKKTFEAQFGRAPEALLL comes from the coding sequence ATGGATTTTCCACCTTCACATGGCACTAACAGCCCGCTGCTTCGCACCTATCGGGAAGTGCTTACGCGTTTAGAAGCAGAAGCGCCCCCTTCCCCCGAGGTGCATCGCGCGCAATGCCAGTCCCTGCTGCAGCGGCTGGGCCCGGAGGATTCCGAAACAGTGCGGGTCCAATTCGTTCATGGAACGCCCGGCTTACTGGCCGCTCACACGCATTATTTCGATGGCTTTGCGCTGCTACTGGCGATTGCGCACGGCACCGCCGTGGCCGTCCGTCCCTCTCCGGATGCCACCAGTCGCCTGCTGCTGCCTTCCGACGAAACGCCCTGGACGTTGCCGTCCGGAGCGCCGGTGCCCCCGGACTGGCCTTTAGAGGTGTCGCTAACGTTTTCCGTACTGCGCCATTTTCGTCCCGAGCAGGCTGTAGAGGTAGCTGTGTTTAGCTCTGTGCCTGCGTTTGCGCGGGAAGTGCAGCTAACCACGCTGGCCGTCGCGCTGGCGCAGGCACTGGAATCGCCGAATGCTTCCTCGGAGATAACGTCCGCCAAACTCCGAGCGCTGGCAGAAGTTATCGAACGCTGCACCGGCTTCCCGTTCAGCGTTGCCTACCTGTTGGCGGCTTCGGTGGCCCGGCCTCGAACGTTTGTGCTCATTGACACCGCCACGCTCGAACATCTTGAACTGGAAGGGCCGGCCCCCGAAGTACTACGCTGGCTGTTAATCAATGCGGGATGCACCCTGCTGCCTCCTCCCGAGCATCACCGCCGGCAACGCGCCCTGGCCCAGCAAATTGTTGAAATTCTACAACGCCGTGGATTTCGCGAACTGACGTCTCTGCGCGAGCTTGCCTACAATGATCTGCCGCGCGCTCAGGCCCTGTTGCCTCGCCGGCTACATCCAGTGCTGCGCTACCTGGTCTCCGAAAACCACCGCGTGCACCACCTGGTGGTAGCGATCCGGCAGCAAGACTGGCAAAAACTCGGTTCGCTGCTGCTTATGTCACATGCGGCGCTGCGACACGACTGGCTGGCCTCCTGCGCCGAAGCCGACCTGATCGTTGAAGTGGCCGAAACCATGAGTCTGGAGGGTATCTTCGGGGCCAGCATGAACGGCTACGGGAACGCTGTACTGGTAGCGGGCCGCCCGTTTCAGCTACCTGTCTACCTGGAACGTCTCAAGAAAACCTTTGAGGCCCAGTTCGGTCGCGCTCCAGAAGCACTGCTGCTCTGA
- the hprK gene encoding HPr(Ser) kinase/phosphatase gives MPYQPNRIYRKESITVAFMVEQLQRTVGLPVERVNQVDDTLRLVVESELNRPGLVLAGYTELFTYQRVQILGNTENRYLRHLPPAQRRQAFQNLLQFPIPCIFLTDNNELEPELVQMATEAGVPVYRTPVPSTRFMALLRDFLNDQFAPQMTVHGSLVDVYGIGLLLIGKPGIGKSEVALDLVERGHRLVADDVVIVTRKEETVLMGTGTDLVQHFMEVRGLGLIDVRAMFGVRAIRFQKRIEVVVKMELWDPEEEYTRLGMVEETYRLLDVELPMVKVPITPGKNITVLCEVIAMNHLLRHYGYDPAEVFAQRLSERIRQKASSVPLRGTEYFEQDYE, from the coding sequence ATGCCCTATCAACCGAACCGGATTTATCGCAAAGAGTCGATCACAGTTGCCTTTATGGTCGAGCAGCTCCAGAGGACGGTTGGCCTTCCTGTGGAGCGCGTTAACCAGGTCGACGACACCCTGCGCCTGGTTGTTGAAAGTGAACTGAACCGTCCAGGCCTTGTTCTGGCCGGCTACACCGAGCTATTTACGTACCAGCGCGTCCAGATTCTGGGCAACACGGAAAATCGCTACCTGCGCCACCTGCCGCCAGCGCAACGCCGGCAGGCTTTTCAGAACCTGCTGCAGTTTCCCATTCCGTGCATCTTTCTGACCGACAATAATGAACTGGAGCCCGAGCTGGTCCAGATGGCTACCGAAGCGGGCGTGCCCGTCTACCGCACGCCGGTGCCTTCGACACGATTCATGGCCCTGCTGCGCGACTTTCTAAACGATCAGTTTGCCCCTCAGATGACCGTCCACGGCTCGCTGGTGGACGTCTACGGGATCGGGCTGCTTTTGATCGGCAAACCGGGCATTGGCAAAAGCGAAGTCGCCCTCGACCTGGTCGAGCGCGGCCATCGCCTGGTAGCCGACGATGTGGTGATTGTCACGCGTAAGGAAGAAACCGTCCTGATGGGCACCGGGACCGACCTGGTGCAGCACTTCATGGAGGTGCGCGGCTTAGGGCTGATTGACGTGCGCGCTATGTTTGGCGTGCGCGCTATTCGCTTCCAGAAACGCATCGAAGTCGTGGTCAAAATGGAACTGTGGGACCCGGAGGAAGAGTACACGCGCCTGGGCATGGTTGAAGAGACCTATCGGCTGCTCGACGTAGAACTTCCCATGGTAAAAGTCCCCATCACGCCCGGCAAAAACATCACGGTGCTCTGCGAAGTCATTGCCATGAACCACCTGCTGCGCCACTACGGGTACGATCCGGCCGAAGTGTTTGCGCAGCGCCTGAGCGAGCGTATCCGCCAGAAAGCTTCTTCCGTTCCCTTAAGAGGCACCGAATATTTTGAGCAGGATTACGAATAA
- the fmt gene encoding methionyl-tRNA formyltransferase, producing MKNDAQKQAVSTPLRIVFMGTPEFAVPSLERLVAAGYRPVAVVTGPDRPRGRGQRVQPTPVKKAAERLGLAPILQPASVRDPAFAEAIAALHPDIIVVVAFKILPPEVYTQARLGAFNLHASLLPRYRGAAPIHRAIMAGETETGVTTFFLRPEVDTGEIILQKRTPIGPEETAGELHDRLMHLGADAVVETVRLIERGEAHPRPQDDRQATLAPKLTREEARVPWHRPAFAVHNHIRGLSPHPGAWTMHGNRLLKLYRTRLATGEGAPGTVLEADNRLVVACGEGAVEILELQQEGRRVLPADAFLRGYPLRPGDRLS from the coding sequence ATGAAGAATGACGCGCAAAAGCAGGCGGTCTCCACGCCGCTGCGCATTGTGTTTATGGGCACTCCCGAATTTGCCGTCCCGTCCCTGGAACGGCTGGTCGCGGCCGGTTATCGCCCGGTGGCGGTGGTAACCGGCCCCGACCGTCCTCGTGGACGCGGCCAGCGCGTGCAACCGACTCCGGTCAAAAAAGCTGCGGAGCGGCTGGGGCTGGCGCCTATCCTGCAACCAGCGTCCGTTCGGGATCCGGCCTTTGCAGAAGCTATTGCAGCGCTGCACCCCGACATCATTGTAGTGGTGGCCTTTAAGATCCTACCACCTGAAGTGTACACCCAAGCTCGCCTGGGCGCTTTCAATTTGCATGCTTCGCTGCTGCCCCGCTACCGTGGAGCCGCGCCGATCCATCGGGCGATCATGGCCGGCGAAACGGAAACAGGTGTCACCACTTTTTTCTTGCGTCCTGAAGTCGATACCGGTGAAATTATCCTGCAAAAACGCACGCCGATTGGTCCCGAAGAAACGGCCGGTGAGCTGCATGACCGGCTCATGCACCTGGGTGCTGACGCCGTAGTGGAGACCGTTCGTCTTATCGAACGAGGCGAAGCCCATCCCCGGCCGCAGGATGACCGCCAGGCAACCCTTGCGCCCAAGCTGACGCGCGAGGAAGCCCGCGTTCCCTGGCATCGCCCGGCCTTTGCAGTGCACAACCACATTCGAGGTCTATCTCCCCATCCGGGAGCCTGGACCATGCACGGCAATCGCCTGCTCAAACTCTACCGCACGCGCCTGGCAACGGGCGAAGGCGCTCCGGGCACTGTGCTTGAGGCGGACAATCGGCTTGTAGTGGCCTGCGGTGAAGGCGCTGTAGAAATTTTAGAGCTGCAACAGGAGGGACGTCGCGTGCTGCCAGCCGATGCGTTTCTGCGCGGCTATCCGCTCCGTCCCGGAGATCGCCTGAGCTGA
- a CDS encoding AAA family ATPase, whose protein sequence is MPSFDLARVNARIEADSAFLDALRTEVGRVIVGQRYLIDRLLIGLLCGGHVLLEGVPGLAKTLTVSTLARALGVQFQRIQFTPDLLPADLLGTLYFNQKEGTFSIRKGPIFANLILADEINRAPAKVQSALLECMQERQVTLGDTTFRLPEPFLVLATQNPIEQEGTYPLPEAQLDRFMLKLHVGYPSRDEELAIMRRMARTDNLPAVRTVATGADILRARQALNELYVDERIEQYIVDLVVATRMPETYGLDDMRPYLEFGASPRATIYLNLAARAHAFLEHRPYVTPDDVRAVAPDVLRHRLVLSYEAEAEAVTSDMLVERLLAHIPVP, encoded by the coding sequence ATGCCTTCGTTCGATCTGGCGCGTGTAAATGCCCGCATTGAAGCAGACAGTGCTTTCCTAGATGCGCTGCGCACGGAGGTAGGCCGCGTCATTGTGGGCCAGCGCTATCTCATCGATCGCCTGCTGATCGGCTTGCTCTGTGGTGGACATGTCCTGTTGGAGGGGGTGCCGGGACTGGCAAAAACGCTGACTGTTAGCACCCTGGCCCGCGCTTTGGGCGTTCAGTTCCAGCGCATCCAGTTTACTCCCGATCTACTGCCGGCCGATCTGCTGGGCACGCTTTACTTCAATCAGAAAGAAGGCACTTTCTCCATCCGGAAGGGCCCGATTTTCGCGAATTTGATTCTGGCCGATGAAATTAACCGAGCACCGGCCAAGGTGCAAAGCGCCCTGCTCGAATGCATGCAGGAGCGACAGGTAACCCTGGGCGACACCACGTTTCGGCTACCTGAACCGTTCCTGGTGCTGGCCACGCAGAATCCCATAGAGCAAGAGGGCACGTACCCGCTGCCTGAAGCCCAACTTGACCGCTTCATGCTTAAGCTCCACGTGGGCTATCCTTCCCGCGACGAAGAATTAGCCATCATGCGGCGCATGGCCCGCACGGATAATCTTCCGGCCGTGCGCACCGTCGCTACCGGTGCCGATATACTGCGAGCGCGCCAGGCGCTTAACGAACTGTATGTGGACGAGCGCATCGAGCAGTACATCGTGGACCTGGTTGTAGCTACCCGCATGCCCGAGACGTATGGTCTGGATGACATGCGTCCGTATCTGGAGTTTGGCGCCTCGCCTCGAGCTACCATTTACCTGAACCTCGCCGCACGGGCCCACGCGTTTCTGGAACACCGGCCCTATGTAACGCCCGACGATGTGCGCGCGGTAGCCCCCGACGTGCTCCGCCACCGCCTGGTGCTCAGCTATGAAGCCGAAGCCGAAGCGGTTACCAGCGACATGCTGGTAGAGCGGCTGCTCGCCCATATTCCCGTACCCTGA
- the fabF gene encoding beta-ketoacyl-ACP synthase II has protein sequence MKPTHMVAPRRVVVTGLGAVTPIGLSPQEFWEGMMRGESGAAPITRFDASRFDTRFACELKGFDPLNYMDRKLARRLDPYAQYALAAARQALHDAGIDTSTLSDEARERFGVVFGSGIGGLRLFEDQTARYLHEGPQRLSPFFVPMMISNMAAGLIAIEHDLRGPNYSVVSACATGNHALIDATMLLRHGHADVVLCGGSEAPITPLGIGGFNAMRALSTRNEDPQTASRPFDKNRDGFVVGEGAGALVLETLEHAQARGARIYAELIGFGMSDDAYHFAAPEPTGRGARQSMLHALQDAGIAPEEVDYINMHATSTPVGDPIESEAIKSLFGEHAYRLSCSATKSMTGHLLGAAGAVEAIATVLAIWHQTIPPTINVEELDPACDLDYTLHKPRQREVRVALSNGFGFGGHNATVVFRRYEE, from the coding sequence ATGAAGCCGACCCATATGGTTGCTCCCCGACGGGTAGTTGTTACCGGCCTGGGCGCTGTTACGCCCATCGGACTGTCGCCGCAGGAATTCTGGGAAGGCATGATGCGTGGCGAAAGCGGTGCGGCTCCGATTACTCGCTTCGACGCTTCGCGCTTCGACACGCGCTTTGCCTGCGAGCTGAAAGGATTTGATCCGCTCAATTACATGGACCGCAAGCTGGCCCGCCGCCTCGACCCTTACGCGCAGTATGCGCTGGCGGCCGCCCGGCAGGCCCTCCATGACGCAGGCATCGACACCAGTACGCTGTCAGACGAAGCCCGCGAGCGCTTTGGCGTGGTCTTTGGCTCCGGCATTGGTGGCCTGCGCCTTTTTGAAGACCAGACTGCCCGCTACCTGCACGAAGGTCCGCAGCGCCTGTCTCCATTTTTCGTTCCGATGATGATTTCAAACATGGCCGCCGGGCTGATTGCCATTGAGCACGACCTGCGCGGCCCAAACTATTCGGTGGTATCGGCCTGCGCTACCGGTAATCATGCCCTGATTGATGCTACCATGCTCTTGCGACACGGCCATGCAGACGTGGTGCTCTGCGGCGGCAGCGAAGCTCCCATCACACCGCTGGGCATCGGTGGATTCAACGCGATGCGGGCGCTATCGACTCGCAACGAGGATCCCCAAACGGCCAGTCGTCCCTTTGACAAAAACCGAGATGGTTTTGTGGTAGGCGAAGGGGCCGGCGCCCTGGTGCTGGAGACGCTCGAACATGCTCAGGCGCGAGGCGCTCGCATTTATGCCGAGCTAATCGGGTTTGGCATGTCAGACGATGCCTACCATTTTGCCGCACCAGAGCCAACCGGCCGGGGGGCCCGGCAGTCGATGTTGCATGCGTTGCAGGATGCTGGCATTGCGCCAGAAGAAGTGGATTATATCAACATGCACGCTACTTCCACACCCGTAGGCGATCCCATTGAATCAGAGGCCATTAAGAGCCTTTTTGGAGAGCACGCCTACCGGCTAAGTTGCTCGGCAACCAAGAGCATGACCGGTCACCTGCTGGGAGCCGCCGGAGCCGTTGAAGCAATCGCAACCGTACTGGCCATCTGGCACCAGACCATCCCCCCTACCATCAATGTCGAAGAACTTGATCCCGCCTGCGATCTGGACTACACGTTACATAAACCGCGCCAGCGGGAAGTGCGCGTCGCGCTCTCCAATGGTTTCGGCTTTGGTGGTCATAATGCAACGGTAGTCTTCCGACGCTATGAAGAATGA
- a CDS encoding M23 family metallopeptidase: MPKNRYYYFDHTTCSFVEVRPHPLRRLLLFASVAVFLLGAGALLFWYATGRLATPRELALEAENEALRAQLSRLSQKLDQFAVRLNELAAHDQSLYRTLLEAEPISEDIWQVGVGGTDTYAEFDRFSKPTATLLRETSQKLDALERKIALQNASYRELVKLVEARESWRRQMPALLPADGVIVSGFGMRLHPILRVRKMHEGIDILLPYGSPVYAPGDGIVYKTGRSAGYGLYIILEHPATGYRTLYGHLSKILVRRGQKVKRGDLIAHSGNSGRSTGPHLHYEVRDARGRALNPLQFVAPSMTPQQYQQLLEAAENSKISLD; encoded by the coding sequence ATGCCGAAGAACCGGTACTACTATTTCGATCACACCACATGCTCCTTTGTAGAGGTACGCCCGCATCCACTGCGGCGTTTGTTGCTGTTTGCGAGCGTTGCCGTCTTTTTGCTTGGAGCAGGGGCGCTGCTTTTCTGGTACGCTACGGGTCGCCTTGCCACCCCACGGGAACTGGCGCTGGAAGCTGAAAACGAGGCGCTACGGGCGCAGTTGAGTCGCCTGAGTCAGAAGTTAGACCAGTTTGCCGTCCGCCTGAACGAGCTGGCCGCCCACGACCAATCGCTTTACCGAACCCTGCTGGAAGCGGAACCTATCTCAGAGGATATATGGCAGGTAGGCGTAGGAGGCACCGACACCTACGCTGAATTTGACCGCTTCAGCAAACCAACCGCTACCCTTCTGCGAGAGACCTCGCAGAAACTTGATGCCCTGGAACGCAAAATTGCGTTGCAGAATGCTAGCTACCGGGAGCTTGTGAAGCTCGTAGAAGCCCGAGAGAGCTGGCGCCGCCAGATGCCGGCTTTGCTACCAGCCGACGGAGTCATCGTATCGGGCTTCGGCATGCGCCTGCATCCCATCCTGCGCGTGCGCAAAATGCATGAAGGCATTGATATCCTGCTTCCCTATGGATCGCCGGTCTACGCGCCCGGCGATGGCATTGTGTATAAAACCGGCCGCAGCGCAGGCTATGGCCTTTACATCATTCTGGAGCATCCCGCCACAGGTTACCGCACACTCTACGGCCACCTGTCCAAAATCCTGGTGCGGCGCGGGCAGAAAGTCAAACGCGGCGATCTTATCGCTCATAGTGGCAACTCCGGACGCTCAACAGGCCCCCATCTTCACTACGAAGTACGGGATGCGCGGGGACGTGCGCTCAATCCTCTGCAATTCGTCGCCCCCAGCATGACTCCCCAGCAGTACCAGCAACTGTTGGAAGCCGCCGAAAACTCCAAGATTTCACTGGACTAA
- a CDS encoding O-acetyl-ADP-ribose deacetylase: MRVEKGNVTLEIVQGDITKQPDMEAIVNAANAELMPGGGVAGAIHRAAGPELAEACRPLAPIRPGQAVITPGFRLPNRYVIHVLGPVYGRDVPSDRLLADAYRNALKVADAHKVRSVAFPAISTGVFGYPMEEAAQVALKTVLEEASRLQHVRHVRFVLFDERARDIHEKVLAHLEPTT, encoded by the coding sequence ATGCGCGTCGAAAAAGGCAACGTTACCCTTGAGATTGTTCAGGGCGACATTACGAAGCAGCCGGATATGGAGGCCATCGTCAATGCGGCCAACGCCGAGCTTATGCCAGGCGGTGGCGTAGCCGGTGCTATTCATCGGGCGGCCGGACCAGAATTAGCTGAAGCGTGCCGTCCGCTGGCTCCTATTCGTCCCGGCCAGGCGGTCATCACACCAGGGTTTCGATTGCCCAATCGCTATGTGATCCATGTGCTGGGGCCGGTCTATGGACGCGACGTGCCCTCGGATCGCCTGCTGGCCGACGCATATCGGAATGCGCTGAAGGTAGCAGACGCGCATAAAGTGCGATCGGTGGCCTTTCCCGCCATTTCCACCGGTGTATTCGGCTATCCTATGGAGGAGGCAGCGCAGGTTGCGCTAAAGACGGTGCTGGAAGAGGCCTCCCGGCTTCAGCATGTGCGGCACGTGCGCTTTGTACTTTTTGATGAACGTGCCCGCGACATCCACGAAAAGGTGCTGGCTCACCTTGAACCAACGACGTAA